The following proteins are co-located in the Bacillus pumilus genome:
- a CDS encoding thioredoxin family protein, producing MKEIEEHELKEIEDDLFLLYLYTPFCGTCQLAKKMLTVVDAMQPDVPFYENNLNYSPGFAKAFEIESVPCFLLFKKGEIVQKGYAFHSVPYLHEMIETAK from the coding sequence ATGAAAGAGATTGAAGAGCATGAATTGAAGGAGATAGAGGACGATTTATTTCTTTTGTACTTATATACACCGTTTTGCGGAACATGCCAGCTGGCAAAGAAAATGCTGACAGTCGTAGATGCCATGCAGCCGGATGTTCCATTTTACGAGAACAATTTAAACTACTCACCAGGCTTTGCGAAAGCATTTGAAATCGAAAGTGTACCTTGCTTTCTACTGTTTAAAAAAGGTGAGATTGTGCAAAAAGGCTACGCCTTTCACTCAGTTCCATATCTTCATGAAATGATTGAAACCGCTAAATAA
- a CDS encoding SCP2 sterol-binding domain-containing protein, translated as MEKVKTHGNAGQRLLLKPLLSSSSLKITFEAETDSCTLIVDERGEVKKLPAIELSDLIFYGERKEILQLLDGDMSLQQLISRGQVKVKGSFRALLRLEAVLWLTNGFFRKMIT; from the coding sequence GTGGAAAAAGTGAAAACCCATGGAAACGCTGGGCAGCGATTATTGTTAAAGCCGCTGCTCTCCTCATCATCCTTGAAGATTACATTTGAGGCGGAAACTGACTCTTGTACATTGATTGTGGATGAACGTGGTGAAGTGAAGAAACTGCCTGCAATTGAGTTATCGGATCTCATCTTCTATGGTGAGAGGAAAGAAATTCTACAATTATTAGATGGAGACATGTCCTTGCAGCAGCTTATCAGCAGGGGACAAGTCAAAGTCAAAGGCTCATTCCGCGCGCTTCTCAGACTAGAGGCTGTGCTTTGGCTGACGAACGGTTTTTTTCGGAAAATGATAACGTAG
- a CDS encoding YusG family protein: protein MSFQKEQVDITEHVTGRFKESGMVLYHQNEEIGTMISENQYELKSGYSYDQNRFYRLSDTLTHGTEQYVDCDDENGWC from the coding sequence TTGTCTTTTCAAAAAGAACAGGTGGATATAACAGAGCATGTCACTGGGCGATTCAAAGAAAGCGGCATGGTGCTTTATCATCAAAATGAAGAGATTGGCACGATGATTAGTGAAAATCAATATGAGTTAAAATCGGGTTATTCCTATGATCAAAATCGTTTTTATCGTCTGTCAGATACATTGACCCACGGGACAGAACAATATGTAGACTGTGACGATGAAAATGGCTGGTGCTAA
- a CDS encoding toprim domain-containing protein, which yields MNVEIEKVIIVEGKSDKQKLKEVISEPVTIICTNGTISTSKLDQLVDDLFGKDVYILADSDDAGDKLRKQFRKEFPEALHLFVDRTYREVAASPSAHIASILLAANIDVHSKYL from the coding sequence ATGAACGTCGAGATAGAAAAGGTCATCATTGTAGAAGGTAAATCAGACAAACAAAAGCTAAAAGAAGTCATTAGTGAACCTGTTACCATCATTTGCACCAATGGTACGATCAGTACATCGAAGCTGGATCAGCTCGTGGACGATTTATTCGGAAAAGACGTTTACATATTAGCAGACAGTGACGATGCTGGCGACAAACTGCGGAAGCAATTTCGAAAAGAATTCCCTGAAGCACTTCATCTGTTTGTCGACAGAACGTACCGAGAAGTGGCCGCTTCACCGTCAGCCCACATTGCATCTATCCTATTAGCTGCAAACATTGATGTTCATTCGAAATATTTATGA
- the gcvH gene encoding glycine cleavage system protein GcvH has protein sequence MSTPKDLRYSEEHEWVKVEGDKVRIGITHFAQSELGDIVFVELPEVGDKITADEPFGSVESVKTVSELYAPINGTIVEVNDELDDSPEFVNDSPYEKAWMIVVEPADASEIENLMTAEQYEEMTKED, from the coding sequence ATGAGCACACCAAAAGATTTACGTTATTCAGAAGAACATGAATGGGTCAAAGTAGAAGGAGATAAGGTGCGTATCGGTATTACGCATTTTGCTCAATCTGAGCTAGGCGATATCGTGTTCGTTGAGCTTCCTGAAGTAGGAGACAAAATCACAGCGGACGAGCCTTTCGGAAGTGTAGAATCAGTCAAAACTGTTTCTGAACTTTACGCACCGATCAACGGCACAATCGTTGAAGTAAACGATGAGCTGGATGACAGCCCAGAGTTCGTCAACGACTCTCCATACGAAAAAGCATGGATGATTGTTGTAGAGCCAGCTGATGCGTCTGAAATCGAGAACTTAATGACAGCTGAGCAATACGAAGAAATGACAAAAGAAGACTAA